One window from the genome of Natrialba magadii ATCC 43099 encodes:
- a CDS encoding DUF3194 domain-containing protein: protein MSTSDSTDERADEPTDEEVVQTAAEAAEGLIFSRYKQSDVRDMDVTVSFEDGVLEVDVYLNAPEQDDGTDPDEVADEAARTAREAVDDLFGE from the coding sequence ATGTCGACCAGCGACTCGACCGACGAGCGGGCGGATGAGCCAACTGACGAGGAGGTCGTCCAGACGGCCGCCGAGGCCGCTGAGGGACTGATCTTCTCGCGATACAAGCAGTCCGACGTGCGTGATATGGACGTCACGGTGTCGTTCGAGGACGGCGTCCTCGAGGTCGACGTCTATCTCAACGCACCGGAACAGGACGACGGCACGGACCCGGACGAGGTTGCCGACGAAGCCGCGCGAACGGCGCGCGAGGCTGTCGACGACCTGTTCGGCGAGTAG
- a CDS encoding prefoldin subunit beta translates to MQGNLPPEAQEKIEQLQDLQETAQQVAVQKQETESSLTEAQTAQKELEDIDQETTMYRQVGELLVETDYDTAEDDLDEQVDSLELRLETLEKQEERVQDQFEGLQEELEELLGGAGGGMGGPAGPGGPGAGGA, encoded by the coding sequence ATGCAAGGAAATCTGCCGCCAGAAGCACAGGAGAAAATCGAACAGCTACAGGACCTTCAGGAGACCGCACAGCAGGTCGCCGTCCAGAAACAGGAAACTGAGTCAAGCCTCACCGAGGCCCAGACGGCCCAGAAGGAACTCGAGGACATCGACCAGGAAACGACCATGTACCGACAGGTCGGCGAACTCCTCGTCGAGACGGACTACGACACAGCCGAGGACGACCTCGACGAGCAGGTCGACTCGCTCGAACTCCGCCTCGAAACCCTCGAGAAGCAAGAAGAGCGTGTCCAGGATCAGTTCGAGGGACTGCAGGAGGAACTCGAGGAACTGCTCGGTGGCGCAGGCGGCGGCATGGGCGGCCCAGCCGGCCCAGGCGGCCCAGGTGCCGGCGGCGCGTAA
- a CDS encoding KEOPS complex subunit Pcc1 — MDTHETTLEFEYDQPSRARIVAESVTREIGEIDDERSQTTIEREGAVVTVRIGAADVIALRAAVNTWLSLLDVAEQTAAIGVAAVEDDSSH, encoded by the coding sequence ATGGATACCCACGAAACCACACTCGAGTTCGAGTACGACCAGCCGTCGCGAGCGCGGATCGTTGCAGAGAGCGTCACCCGGGAAATCGGTGAAATCGACGACGAGCGCTCGCAGACGACGATCGAGCGCGAGGGAGCGGTCGTCACAGTTCGAATCGGGGCGGCCGACGTGATCGCGCTTCGCGCGGCGGTGAACACCTGGTTGTCGCTGCTTGACGTTGCAGAACAGACGGCGGCAATCGGTGTGGCTGCTGTCGAGGACGATAGTAGCCACTGA
- a CDS encoding DNA-directed RNA polymerase subunit P: MSYKCSRCKRDVQLDEYGGVRCPYCGHRVLLKERSRDVKEVDVN, from the coding sequence ATGAGCTACAAGTGCTCCCGCTGCAAACGCGACGTGCAGCTCGACGAGTACGGCGGCGTCCGCTGTCCCTACTGCGGTCACCGCGTACTCCTGAAAGAACGCAGCCGCGACGTGAAAGAAGTCGACGTCAACTGA
- a CDS encoding eL43 family ribosomal protein, producing the protein MADKGRVGSAGRFGARYGRVARRRVSEIEDDMQNAQVDGDDVTRVGTGIWKNDETGEVFTGGAYRPETPAGRTVRRSIRAALAEDDE; encoded by the coding sequence ATGGCCGATAAAGGACGAGTCGGCAGCGCGGGCCGCTTTGGCGCACGCTACGGCCGCGTTGCACGACGACGCGTCAGCGAGATCGAAGACGACATGCAGAACGCACAGGTCGACGGCGACGACGTCACCCGCGTCGGAACCGGCATCTGGAAGAACGATGAAACCGGGGAAGTCTTCACCGGCGGTGCCTACCGCCCAGAGACCCCAGCCGGCCGCACGGTCCGACGCTCGATCCGCGCTGCGCTCGCCGAAGACGACGAATAA
- a CDS encoding DUF2103 domain-containing protein: MECRHCASPLEKPGDFCLICREQNTEAIVLDVARDRVTLTMLGADDDPAHTNSSSNPNPNSNSGPDGEQNQVLGETTITTTPEDGENEPVELRNFAGLVGDEIRRKRPKEVYAGGERDVIRAIRADVHHDFYRVADENPVEAVRKRRGTRALDVVETPPAEKIGGSHSTLIGGRTGMRAIQTVAGHPHVKKVIPGPIDAGGKGSQSGLRAKVTRADNGGNVRMLLRDGSSVQENRVVTTARDREMGERIRADLNDVLAESEFQ, translated from the coding sequence ATGGAGTGTCGCCACTGTGCCTCGCCGCTCGAAAAACCCGGGGACTTCTGTCTGATCTGCCGGGAACAGAACACCGAGGCGATCGTTCTCGACGTCGCACGCGATCGGGTGACACTCACAATGCTTGGGGCAGACGACGACCCAGCGCACACTAACTCGAGTTCGAACCCGAACCCGAACTCGAACTCAGGTCCGGACGGTGAGCAGAATCAGGTGCTCGGCGAGACGACGATTACGACCACACCGGAAGACGGCGAGAACGAACCCGTCGAACTGCGGAACTTTGCCGGACTCGTAGGCGACGAGATTCGACGCAAGCGCCCTAAGGAGGTCTACGCCGGCGGGGAGCGAGATGTGATCCGTGCAATTCGAGCGGACGTCCATCACGACTTCTACCGTGTCGCGGACGAGAATCCAGTTGAGGCTGTCCGCAAGCGACGCGGAACCCGCGCGCTCGATGTTGTCGAAACCCCGCCCGCGGAGAAGATCGGTGGCAGCCACTCGACGCTGATCGGCGGTCGCACCGGAATGCGTGCAATCCAGACCGTCGCCGGCCATCCACACGTCAAGAAGGTCATTCCCGGTCCGATCGATGCCGGCGGCAAGGGCTCACAGTCGGGGCTTCGCGCGAAGGTCACCCGCGCCGACAACGGCGGCAACGTTCGCATGCTTCTACGGGACGGCTCGAGTGTACAGGAAAATCGCGTCGTGACGACTGCCCGAGACCGGGAGATGGGAGAACGGATTCGTGCGGATCTGAACGACGTGCTCGCGGAAAGCGAGTTCCAGTAG
- a CDS encoding FxLYD domain-containing protein: MHRRSVLAAASAVASVGIAGCLEFFEDNGEDITDPGDIEIVWDDLVRDDPGTEDERVFVWAAVRNVGDRTLNYVEIRATFFDGEGEELESVIEHVDEDVTSGEEWSFEVEFPHFGEAAAEVEAYELEPVTGV, translated from the coding sequence ATGCATCGCCGTTCGGTCCTTGCCGCCGCGAGCGCGGTCGCGTCAGTCGGCATAGCCGGCTGTCTCGAGTTCTTCGAGGACAACGGCGAGGATATCACTGATCCGGGTGACATCGAAATCGTCTGGGACGACCTGGTTCGGGACGATCCGGGCACCGAGGACGAACGCGTGTTCGTCTGGGCCGCCGTCAGAAACGTCGGCGATCGGACGCTGAACTACGTCGAAATTCGGGCAACGTTCTTCGACGGAGAAGGCGAGGAACTCGAGAGCGTCATCGAACACGTCGACGAGGACGTCACGTCGGGCGAGGAGTGGTCGTTCGAAGTCGAGTTCCCCCACTTTGGGGAAGCGGCGGCCGAGGTCGAGGCGTACGAACTCGAACCGGTAACGGGGGTATGA